The Planococcus liqunii genome includes a region encoding these proteins:
- a CDS encoding shikimate kinase, with protein sequence MKRIYLVGFMGCGKSAVGRRLSFLLKLPFYDMDKEIVRQTGMTIPEIFEQHGEEYFRNLETQFLKNHSHDNCIVSTGGGVALREENRKIMRETGLVLFLDAPFREIWRRIHNDVNRPIVRNSTREEIEALFKSRYRHYKAAAHITIRTEFRTLRQITQYAAFQVNRLKGEQ encoded by the coding sequence ATGAAAAGAATATATTTAGTCGGATTTATGGGCTGCGGCAAAAGTGCGGTGGGCAGAAGGCTCAGTTTTTTATTGAAACTTCCTTTTTACGATATGGATAAGGAGATTGTCCGCCAAACCGGCATGACGATTCCGGAAATTTTCGAGCAGCATGGAGAAGAATATTTTCGGAACCTCGAAACACAGTTTTTGAAAAATCACAGCCATGACAATTGCATCGTTTCAACTGGCGGCGGGGTAGCGCTGCGTGAAGAAAACCGGAAAATTATGCGCGAAACCGGTTTGGTGCTGTTTTTGGATGCGCCTTTTCGGGAGATTTGGCGACGGATCCACAATGATGTGAACCGGCCGATTGTCCGCAACTCGACACGTGAAGAAATCGAAGCTTTGTTCAAATCGCGCTACCGCCATTACAAGGCAGCAGCCCATATCACCATCCGTACAGAATTCCGCACCTTGCGGCAAATTACACAATATGCCGCTTTTCAAGTGAATCGCTTAAAAGGCGAACAATAA
- the rpmG gene encoding 50S ribosomal protein L33: MRVNITLACTECSERNYSTVKNKRNNPERLEMKKYCSREKKMTLHRETK; the protein is encoded by the coding sequence ATGCGTGTTAACATCACTTTAGCTTGTACAGAATGTAGCGAACGTAACTACAGCACTGTTAAAAATAAGCGCAACAACCCTGAGCGTCTTGAAATGAAAAAATATTGCTCACGTGAAAAGAAAATGACTTTACACCGTGAAACGAAGTAA
- a CDS encoding MBL fold metallo-hydrolase, with amino-acid sequence MLKINQMELGPVQTNCYIIVNDQKECLIFDPGEESGKIVSFLKSKQLKPLAILLTHAHFDHIGAIDDLREIYAIPVYLHRLEKDWLSRPNLNGSGKYSMLPDYRMKEADVLLDQENVLEISSFKMDLFHTPGHSPGSVTFSFGDEGFAIVGDTLFRGSIGRTDLIDGSEKKLLQSIRKSLLTLPEHMILYPGHGPETTPEIEKASNPFLKA; translated from the coding sequence ATGCTGAAAATCAACCAAATGGAGCTGGGCCCCGTCCAGACGAATTGCTATATCATAGTGAACGACCAAAAAGAATGCCTGATTTTTGATCCGGGCGAAGAAAGCGGCAAGATTGTGTCTTTCCTGAAATCCAAACAATTGAAGCCGTTGGCCATCCTGTTAACCCATGCGCATTTTGACCATATTGGGGCAATCGACGATTTGCGGGAAATTTATGCCATTCCGGTCTATTTGCACCGATTGGAAAAAGATTGGCTGAGCCGCCCGAATTTGAACGGCTCCGGCAAATACAGCATGCTTCCGGATTACCGGATGAAAGAAGCGGATGTTTTGCTGGACCAGGAAAATGTACTTGAAATCAGTTCATTCAAAATGGACTTATTCCATACGCCGGGCCACTCACCGGGAAGCGTAACTTTTTCATTCGGCGATGAAGGCTTCGCGATTGTCGGCGATACTTTGTTCCGCGGCAGCATCGGCCGTACCGATTTGATTGACGGATCTGAGAAAAAACTATTGCAGTCAATCCGTAAGTCCTTGCTGACCCTGCCTGAGCATATGATCCTTTACCCGGGACACGGCCCAGAAACGACCCCTGAAATTGAAAAAGCGAGCAACCCTTTCTTGAAAGCGTAG
- the comGC gene encoding competence type IV pilus major pilin ComGC translates to MRLLKNQKGFTLIEMLIVMLIITVLIAIAIPNVTKQTSAVDEKGCKAFVHMVQGQVESYRMDEKKVPTIAELVSGGYLKTDETTCPNGDAVEISTEGVVTSRAS, encoded by the coding sequence ATGCGTCTATTAAAAAACCAAAAAGGATTTACATTGATTGAAATGCTGATTGTAATGCTCATTATTACGGTTTTAATCGCCATTGCCATTCCGAACGTCACGAAACAAACGTCAGCGGTCGATGAAAAAGGCTGCAAGGCGTTTGTGCACATGGTGCAGGGCCAAGTGGAATCTTATCGGATGGATGAGAAAAAAGTGCCGACCATTGCCGAATTGGTGTCAGGCGGATATTTGAAAACCGATGAAACCACTTGCCCGAACGGCGATGCGGTGGAGATTTCCACTGAAGGAGTCGTCACATCAAGAGCGTCTTAA
- a CDS encoding DUF2759 domain-containing protein has protein sequence MNLLMVIFGLIAILAAVGSVQTIKNKQILGFLFNFGTFVIFGAFTVATIIFQGYPPSLH, from the coding sequence ATGAACTTGCTTATGGTTATTTTTGGTCTTATTGCTATTTTAGCAGCAGTAGGCTCTGTGCAAACCATTAAAAACAAACAAATTTTAGGATTTCTTTTTAACTTCGGTACGTTTGTGATTTTCGGTGCTTTCACAGTAGCGACAATCATTTTCCAAGGTTACCCACCAAGCCTGCACTAA
- a CDS encoding DUF2626 domain-containing protein, which yields MDKMFKLMGWWTGIFAVLFYVGDMVEVSLIMVANTGFFVLLGFLNISERMYLYVFGAYLTVFFVGFTYYSTFIHVPGAGH from the coding sequence ATGGACAAGATGTTTAAATTAATGGGATGGTGGACTGGGATTTTCGCAGTTCTTTTTTATGTAGGCGACATGGTAGAAGTATCATTGATAATGGTTGCTAATACCGGCTTTTTTGTACTACTTGGATTCTTAAATATTTCTGAACGCATGTACTTGTATGTTTTTGGAGCTTACTTGACAGTATTTTTCGTCGGCTTTACTTACTACTCAACGTTCATCCATGTTCCTGGTGCTGGACACTAA
- a CDS encoding 5-formyltetrahydrofolate cyclo-ligase has product MDKAIQRKQVLDHLNNMEKAEHQQKSRVIVGRLMKDPAFQQAGTVGVTVSAFPEVDTHELIQACWEAGKRVAVPKCWRKDRTMDFYALTDFNQLETVYMHLKEPKVEETVRLEADDIDLLIVPGVVYTREGYRIGFGGGYYDRYLATYNGAAQSLAFDVQLADRILVEPHDIPVDAIHTESESIATGKVSG; this is encoded by the coding sequence TTGGATAAAGCGATTCAGCGCAAGCAAGTACTAGATCACCTGAACAACATGGAGAAGGCGGAACACCAGCAAAAATCACGTGTCATTGTCGGCCGTTTGATGAAAGATCCTGCGTTCCAACAAGCTGGGACAGTCGGCGTCACCGTTTCGGCGTTTCCGGAAGTCGACACCCACGAACTGATCCAGGCATGCTGGGAAGCCGGAAAAAGAGTCGCTGTCCCGAAATGCTGGCGCAAGGACCGCACGATGGACTTTTATGCTCTTACGGATTTTAATCAATTGGAAACGGTTTATATGCACTTGAAAGAACCAAAAGTGGAAGAGACGGTACGCTTGGAAGCAGATGACATCGATTTGCTCATCGTGCCGGGGGTGGTGTATACAAGAGAAGGCTACCGGATCGGTTTTGGCGGAGGCTATTATGACCGCTATTTGGCAACTTATAACGGAGCGGCCCAGTCGCTGGCATTTGACGTCCAACTGGCTGACCGCATACTTGTGGAGCCCCATGACATACCGGTGGATGCAATTCATACAGAAAGCGAATCGATTGCGACAGGGAAGGTGAGCGGATGA
- the comGD gene encoding competence type IV pilus minor pilin ComGD has protein sequence MKSVLKQGGFTLLEMLLVLAILMTVIGIAIPSYRTFETEQEEDRFFDLLLRDIYYAQSETYRSKTSVMVVFRESDKTYEVIQNFKKMLPARKLPPSVSILKTSNINGVYFTANGSVTSAGTMRFSTSTGERSMVIHLGKGRVVFSE, from the coding sequence ATCAAGAGCGTCTTAAAGCAAGGCGGCTTTACTTTGCTTGAAATGCTTTTGGTGCTGGCGATTTTAATGACCGTGATCGGCATCGCCATCCCTTCGTACCGCACCTTTGAAACGGAACAAGAAGAAGACCGTTTTTTTGATCTGCTGCTTCGGGATATTTACTACGCCCAAAGCGAAACGTACCGCAGCAAAACATCCGTTATGGTGGTGTTCCGCGAAAGCGACAAGACGTATGAAGTGATTCAAAACTTCAAAAAGATGCTGCCGGCGAGAAAACTGCCGCCTTCGGTCAGCATCCTAAAAACGAGCAATATCAATGGCGTCTATTTTACGGCAAACGGATCTGTGACAAGCGCGGGTACGATGCGCTTCTCAACGAGCACGGGAGAACGTTCAATGGTCATCCATTTGGGAAAAGGAAGGGTGGTTTTTTCTGAATGA
- a CDS encoding LTA synthase family protein, whose amino-acid sequence MWKKEWPKHSILVIAIVATWLKTYLTYKTSFSITIDNALQEFILFINPLSMLLFVYGFALFFKKEKARNRYVLAIALISSIILYANVAFYRFFSDFITLPVLFQTDNFGDLGSSASESVFITDLVYFTDVILILLAIKFVRINPASSLNLAVQRKAYFVISAAVLFFNLGLAEMERPQLLTRGFDREMLVKNIGMYNYHLYDMYVQSKSQAQRALANGSELVEVNNYIRANQPDPSKEMFGAAEGRNLIVVTLESLQSFTINGEMGGKPITPFLSELTKDEDTIYFPNFYHQTGLGKTSDSEFLVENSLYPLSGGAVFFTHSGNTFNSMAESLGNKGYHTSVQHANTKSFWNRDIMYQSLGIDQFFDIESYTIGEGDAVNWGMKDIPFMEQSVEHMADLPQPFYTRLLTLTNHHPFYLDEEDKLIDEFDSNSGTVNRYFQTARYLDESIKVLFEELKDQGLYENSVIVMYGDHYGISENHNEAMAQYLGKEITPYESAQLQKVPFFVHIPGYGEGHVDEEIGGQIDIRPTVMHLLGVDSEQDIQFGGDLFSEEHEEFVAFRDGRFITDKHVYAGNVCYDIETGIETDKAACEPFIEPALTELEYSESIINGDLLRFYDEENGQLILSEDELKKLEKEQQKLKEDLQN is encoded by the coding sequence ATGTGGAAGAAAGAATGGCCCAAGCATTCTATTCTTGTAATTGCCATCGTCGCTACCTGGTTAAAGACTTATCTGACCTATAAAACCAGTTTTTCGATAACCATAGACAATGCGTTGCAGGAGTTCATTTTGTTCATTAATCCATTGAGCATGCTGTTGTTTGTTTACGGATTTGCATTGTTCTTTAAAAAGGAAAAAGCCAGAAACCGTTATGTACTTGCTATTGCACTTATTTCTTCTATTATATTGTACGCAAATGTGGCTTTTTACCGTTTTTTCAGTGACTTTATTACACTGCCTGTCCTGTTTCAGACAGACAATTTCGGGGATTTGGGATCGAGCGCTTCCGAAAGCGTTTTTATCACCGACCTTGTCTATTTTACGGATGTCATCCTGATCCTGCTGGCGATTAAGTTTGTCCGCATCAATCCGGCTTCCAGCTTGAATCTTGCGGTTCAGCGAAAAGCGTATTTCGTCATCTCGGCCGCTGTCCTGTTCTTTAATTTGGGATTGGCAGAAATGGAACGTCCGCAATTGTTGACGCGCGGCTTTGACCGGGAAATGCTCGTCAAAAACATCGGCATGTACAACTACCATTTATACGATATGTATGTGCAGTCGAAGTCACAGGCGCAGCGAGCCCTTGCGAACGGCTCTGAACTGGTCGAAGTGAACAACTACATCCGCGCCAACCAGCCGGACCCGTCAAAGGAGATGTTTGGCGCAGCCGAAGGACGGAACTTGATCGTCGTAACACTGGAGTCTTTGCAGTCGTTCACGATTAATGGAGAAATGGGCGGCAAACCGATTACGCCTTTCCTCAGTGAACTGACAAAAGACGAAGACACCATTTACTTCCCGAACTTTTATCACCAGACGGGTCTCGGGAAAACTTCTGACTCCGAGTTCCTGGTGGAAAACTCGCTGTATCCGTTAAGCGGCGGAGCAGTTTTCTTTACGCACAGCGGCAACACCTTCAATTCGATGGCAGAAAGCCTGGGCAACAAGGGTTACCATACCTCTGTCCAGCACGCCAACACAAAGAGCTTCTGGAACCGGGACATTATGTATCAGTCATTGGGCATCGACCAGTTTTTTGACATCGAGAGCTATACGATCGGCGAAGGAGACGCCGTCAACTGGGGGATGAAAGACATCCCGTTCATGGAGCAGTCGGTTGAACATATGGCCGATTTGCCGCAGCCTTTCTATACGCGTCTGCTAACCTTGACCAATCACCATCCTTTCTATTTGGATGAGGAAGACAAATTGATTGATGAATTTGATTCCAATTCCGGAACGGTCAACCGGTACTTCCAGACTGCCCGCTATTTGGATGAGTCCATTAAAGTCCTGTTTGAGGAATTGAAAGACCAAGGACTTTATGAAAATTCCGTCATAGTCATGTACGGCGACCATTACGGCATTTCTGAAAACCACAACGAAGCGATGGCGCAATATCTTGGAAAAGAAATTACGCCTTACGAATCCGCACAGCTGCAGAAAGTTCCATTCTTTGTCCATATCCCGGGGTACGGAGAAGGCCATGTTGATGAAGAAATTGGCGGACAAATCGATATTCGGCCAACGGTCATGCATTTGCTAGGAGTTGACTCTGAACAAGACATTCAGTTTGGCGGGGATTTGTTCTCCGAAGAACACGAAGAGTTTGTCGCCTTCAGGGACGGCCGTTTCATCACCGACAAGCATGTCTATGCAGGAAATGTCTGCTACGACATCGAGACAGGTATAGAGACGGACAAAGCGGCTTGTGAGCCCTTTATCGAGCCTGCATTGACCGAGCTGGAGTATTCCGAGTCCATCATCAATGGAGACCTGCTGCGGTTCTATGACGAAGAAAATGGCCAATTGATCCTGTCGGAAGATGAATTGAAAAAACTCGAAAAAGAACAGCAGAAGCTGAAAGAGGATCTGCAAAATTAA
- the phoU gene encoding phosphate signaling complex protein PhoU, whose amino-acid sequence MSVREKFDYELQSAQEQLITLSNMAVDALTKAVNALTDHDIDAALEVIEDDAAINQLEEEINDKVILLIAKQSPVATDLRRLIVIIKVATDMERVGDYAVNIAKETIRIGKEELLSPIHEIKQMHALATAMLRQVIEAFVEEDIVKAKEIAELDDQVDNLYGVVINKLMKSGAQHPDKLSQITQLAFICRYMERSADHATNIAEQLFYLVRGSHYDLNK is encoded by the coding sequence ATGTCGGTACGCGAAAAATTTGATTATGAACTCCAATCTGCACAAGAACAGCTCATTACATTGAGCAATATGGCAGTCGATGCCTTGACGAAAGCGGTAAATGCGCTGACAGACCATGACATTGACGCTGCCCTGGAAGTGATTGAAGACGATGCAGCGATCAATCAGCTCGAAGAAGAAATTAACGACAAAGTTATTTTGCTGATCGCCAAGCAATCTCCGGTCGCGACGGATCTCAGAAGGCTGATTGTCATCATCAAAGTGGCGACGGATATGGAGCGGGTCGGCGATTATGCCGTGAATATCGCAAAAGAAACGATTCGGATCGGCAAAGAGGAATTGCTGTCGCCCATTCATGAAATCAAGCAGATGCACGCGCTTGCTACTGCGATGCTGCGGCAAGTGATTGAAGCATTCGTTGAAGAAGACATCGTCAAAGCGAAAGAAATTGCAGAACTGGATGACCAAGTGGACAATCTGTACGGCGTCGTGATCAATAAGCTGATGAAATCTGGCGCTCAGCACCCCGATAAATTGAGCCAGATCACTCAGTTGGCATTTATTTGCCGCTACATGGAACGTTCAGCCGACCATGCCACCAATATAGCCGAACAGCTATTTTACCTGGTGCGCGGCAGCCATTACGATTTGAACAAATAA
- the gcvT gene encoding glycine cleavage system aminomethyltransferase GcvT has translation MTGQLQRTPLFEAYAKYGGKTIDFGGWELPVQFSSIKEEHEAVRTKAGLFDVSHMGEILVTGSGSLEFLQRLVTNDVSKIQDGQAQYTAMCYEDGGTVDDLLIYKISDAHYLLVVNASNIEKDFEWMQKAVSGDVKLDNQSDQYGLLALQGPLAQSVLQRLTDEDLSQIKAFRFKTDVQVGGQTAIISRTGYTGEDGFEIYASPDAVVALWDQILAEGQADGVVPCGLGARDTLRFEACLALYGQELSKDITPLEAGINFVVKLKKESDFIGKAALAEQKENGVPRKLVGIEMIDKGIPRHGYAVFANGEKIGEVTTGTQSPSLKKNIGLALVAADFAELGVELEIEIRNKRLKATTVETPFYKRSK, from the coding sequence ATGACAGGGCAATTGCAGCGCACCCCTCTTTTTGAGGCATACGCAAAGTACGGCGGAAAGACGATAGATTTTGGCGGCTGGGAACTTCCGGTCCAGTTTTCGAGCATCAAAGAAGAGCACGAAGCGGTCAGAACGAAGGCCGGCCTTTTTGATGTTTCGCATATGGGAGAAATCCTGGTGACGGGCTCCGGCAGCCTGGAATTTTTGCAGCGCCTGGTGACCAATGACGTTTCCAAAATTCAGGATGGCCAAGCCCAGTACACGGCAATGTGCTATGAAGACGGCGGTACAGTGGACGATTTGCTGATTTACAAAATCAGTGATGCCCATTACTTGCTGGTTGTCAATGCATCCAATATCGAGAAAGATTTTGAATGGATGCAAAAAGCTGTATCCGGCGACGTGAAACTCGACAACCAGTCGGACCAATACGGGCTATTGGCGCTTCAAGGACCGCTTGCCCAATCCGTATTGCAGCGTTTGACAGATGAAGATTTATCGCAAATCAAAGCGTTCCGTTTTAAAACCGATGTCCAAGTCGGCGGGCAGACGGCCATCATTTCCCGGACCGGTTATACAGGAGAAGACGGTTTTGAAATTTACGCAAGCCCGGATGCAGTGGTTGCGCTTTGGGATCAGATCCTTGCTGAAGGACAGGCAGACGGCGTGGTTCCATGCGGATTAGGCGCACGGGACACATTGCGCTTTGAAGCATGCCTGGCACTATACGGACAGGAATTGTCGAAAGATATTACACCGCTCGAAGCCGGCATCAACTTTGTGGTGAAATTGAAGAAAGAATCGGATTTCATCGGAAAAGCTGCACTCGCTGAACAAAAAGAAAACGGCGTACCGCGCAAATTGGTCGGCATCGAAATGATCGACAAAGGAATTCCTCGCCATGGCTATGCGGTTTTTGCAAACGGTGAAAAAATCGGGGAAGTGACCACTGGCACCCAGTCACCAAGCTTGAAGAAAAACATCGGATTGGCTTTGGTTGCTGCTGACTTTGCCGAACTTGGTGTGGAACTGGAAATTGAAATCCGCAACAAACGCCTTAAAGCGACAACAGTCGAAACACCGTTTTACAAACGTTCAAAATAA
- a CDS encoding YqgQ family protein, producing MKNLYDVMQLLKRYGTIIYTGDPIADLELMEEEVRELYRLQFISAKEYSTAMLILRQKKRQ from the coding sequence ATGAAGAACTTATACGACGTCATGCAGCTGCTGAAGCGCTACGGCACCATTATCTATACAGGCGATCCAATTGCGGACCTTGAACTCATGGAAGAAGAAGTGCGGGAGTTGTACCGGCTGCAATTCATCAGCGCCAAAGAATACTCGACTGCAATGCTCATTTTGCGCCAGAAAAAACGCCAATAA
- the comGB gene encoding competence type IV pilus assembly protein ComGB: MRLKLPMKSSRIPLRDREHFLSRLAVLMKEGYLLPTALTLLLPMHTTKTEEALTGMTGILKGGGNAAEILKFLGFKDQVLFPVEIAEHHGRLAESIESIAKSFARTEGVQKKLRNIMVYPVSLLLFTSVLFLFFRTNYVPNLTELMESLQSGEESSGVPTYLLNLPDLFIGVFAAIGITTAVFWAVLQKQSVERQIAWLLKFPLLRKFMRLYWSHLLARELGTLLHSGISLQESLHLLQNQTYHSIIQYMAKSCHEEVMTGNPLSAALGRQAFFAADMASFVQHGEMTGYLGKELILYSEVLMERIEQHTSQLLRVIQPSFFIMIAICIVGAYLAILLPMYNLVHTI, from the coding sequence GTGCGATTGAAGCTTCCTATGAAATCAAGCCGAATTCCTCTTCGTGACCGGGAACATTTCCTGAGCCGCCTCGCGGTCTTGATGAAAGAAGGCTATTTGCTGCCGACGGCGCTCACGCTGCTCTTGCCGATGCATACCACGAAGACTGAAGAAGCTTTAACCGGCATGACAGGCATCCTAAAAGGCGGCGGCAATGCCGCAGAAATTCTGAAGTTTCTCGGTTTTAAAGACCAGGTGCTGTTTCCCGTGGAAATCGCGGAGCACCACGGCCGCCTGGCGGAATCCATTGAAAGCATTGCTAAAAGCTTCGCCCGGACAGAAGGCGTCCAGAAAAAGCTGCGCAACATCATGGTGTACCCGGTTTCGCTGCTGCTGTTCACATCGGTGCTGTTCCTGTTTTTCCGCACGAATTACGTTCCCAATTTAACTGAATTGATGGAGTCTTTGCAGTCAGGGGAAGAATCGAGCGGAGTTCCGACCTATCTATTAAACTTGCCTGATCTGTTTATCGGCGTTTTCGCTGCCATCGGAATTACCACCGCTGTTTTTTGGGCTGTCCTTCAAAAGCAGTCCGTCGAACGGCAAATTGCTTGGCTCCTGAAGTTTCCGCTGCTCCGCAAATTCATGCGGCTGTATTGGTCGCATCTTTTGGCAAGGGAGCTGGGAACGCTTTTGCACAGCGGCATTTCGCTTCAGGAATCACTTCATCTGCTCCAAAACCAGACCTATCATTCCATCATTCAATATATGGCAAAGTCCTGCCACGAAGAAGTGATGACAGGCAATCCGCTTTCAGCGGCGCTTGGCCGCCAAGCTTTTTTCGCCGCTGATATGGCGTCGTTTGTCCAGCACGGAGAAATGACCGGCTACCTTGGAAAGGAATTGATTCTATACAGTGAAGTGCTGATGGAACGCATCGAGCAGCACACGTCCCAATTGCTGCGCGTCATCCAACCGTCGTTTTTTATCATGATTGCCATTTGCATTGTCGGTGCTTATTTGGCGATTCTATTGCCGATGTACAATCTAGTCCACACCATTTGA
- the comGF gene encoding competence type IV pilus minor pilin ComGF yields the protein MHRIKTCDEKGFVLLNSLLELSILMIFLPIVVLFFGFMLSFSKEAEAKRVEWQLFSVELQSYLAGSDSVEIINNGGGIRTVQQSVEYDIELYEHSVRKQKFRQGHEIMLTRIKNCRFELDGQKLTVLAEFSNGAIEEVDYVVTPP from the coding sequence ATGCATCGAATAAAAACCTGTGATGAAAAAGGCTTTGTACTCTTAAATTCGCTGTTGGAGCTGTCGATTTTGATGATTTTTTTGCCGATTGTCGTGCTGTTTTTCGGATTTATGCTGTCCTTCTCAAAAGAGGCCGAGGCCAAACGCGTGGAATGGCAGTTGTTCAGTGTGGAATTGCAAAGCTATCTGGCGGGAAGCGATTCAGTCGAAATCATCAATAACGGAGGGGGGATCCGCACGGTTCAGCAAAGCGTGGAATACGATATCGAGCTGTATGAACATTCGGTGCGCAAGCAGAAGTTCAGGCAAGGCCATGAAATTATGCTGACGCGCATCAAAAACTGCCGATTTGAGCTGGATGGCCAAAAATTAACCGTCCTTGCAGAATTCTCAAACGGCGCGATCGAGGAGGTTGACTATGTGGTTACACCTCCTTAA
- the comGA gene encoding competence type IV pilus ATPase ComGA — translation MQEIVERRCAKLLQDAVENGTTDIHIKPEPACYTVSYRSFQSLRQVAKIPLDLGDRMIAYFKYLSLLDMSEKRKPQTGSFHLPIQDLPYYFRISTLPSVLTKESIVIRVMADNVAESIHQLAAFRDSARLLEKLAEAPQGLILLTGPTGCGKSTTLYSLLKHCSEKLNRNIITLEDPVERKNQSILQIQVNEKAGLSYAAGLKAILRHDPDIIMIGEIRDADTAQIAVRAALTGHLVFSTIHARHSVGCLHRLRDLGISFEDMSQTLIAVSAQRIIPVYSDMEDPELSYRALYEILHGDRLDEALESAKSQKSYSLPEHLSFGGQIREGVKIGAIEASYEIKPNSSS, via the coding sequence ATGCAAGAAATTGTTGAACGCCGATGTGCCAAGCTGCTTCAAGATGCAGTTGAAAATGGCACAACTGACATCCACATCAAACCTGAACCAGCCTGCTACACGGTTTCTTACCGCTCGTTCCAATCGCTGCGGCAAGTTGCCAAAATCCCCCTTGATCTGGGCGATCGCATGATAGCCTATTTCAAATATCTTTCCCTATTAGATATGAGCGAAAAGCGCAAACCCCAAACCGGATCTTTTCACCTCCCAATTCAAGACCTTCCTTATTATTTCAGAATATCGACTCTTCCTTCCGTTTTGACAAAAGAAAGCATCGTCATCCGCGTAATGGCGGATAACGTCGCAGAATCGATCCATCAGCTTGCCGCTTTCCGGGATTCCGCACGCTTGCTGGAAAAGCTGGCGGAAGCGCCGCAAGGGTTGATCCTGCTCACCGGTCCGACCGGCTGCGGCAAATCGACGACGCTGTATTCGCTCCTAAAGCATTGCAGCGAAAAACTGAACCGCAACATCATCACGCTCGAAGATCCGGTCGAACGCAAAAACCAATCGATTCTGCAAATCCAGGTCAACGAAAAGGCAGGCCTCAGCTATGCCGCCGGGTTAAAAGCGATTCTCCGCCATGATCCCGACATCATCATGATTGGGGAAATCCGGGATGCCGATACGGCGCAAATCGCCGTGCGAGCAGCGTTGACCGGACACCTTGTGTTTTCGACCATCCATGCCCGGCATTCAGTCGGATGCCTGCACCGGCTTCGGGACTTGGGCATTTCTTTTGAAGATATGTCCCAAACACTGATTGCCGTTTCCGCACAGCGCATTATCCCGGTGTATTCGGATATGGAAGACCCCGAACTGTCGTACCGGGCTTTGTATGAAATTCTGCACGGCGACCGGCTGGACGAAGCGCTGGAATCCGCAAAAAGCCAGAAAAGCTATTCCTTGCCGGAGCATTTGTCTTTCGGCGGACAGATTCGGGAAGGAGTGAAAATTGGTGCGATTGAAGCTTCCTATGAAATCAAGCCGAATTCCTCTTCGTGA